The following coding sequences lie in one Arachis ipaensis cultivar K30076 chromosome B05, Araip1.1, whole genome shotgun sequence genomic window:
- the LOC107641206 gene encoding putative F-box protein At1g67623, whose protein sequence is MTIDYFSNIAFIPNDIWVAITIKVASDSIRDLCSLRMTCKAACDAGEADIVNRSVSIPPPHATPWWWCLSPEAKRFFDRCMVAGHPELLFREALRELFIRRNENVGLQMLNSATSTGHAAAKYALTMTLLLRTDDNDKKQKGLELYRELDAAGSLADCKAMCFSILTISWPGEVQMPRIEEQHTVCASPRCSTRGHMPLLYDNRRRAAERNSVHTFGGAAHIPCIQCRADYDLQAFVNLP, encoded by the coding sequence ATGACAATCGACTATTTTTCAAATATCGCTTTCATTCCCAACGACATCTGGGTAGCAATAACCATTAAAGTTGCGTCAGACTCCATTCGCGACCTGTGCAGTCTCAGAATGACCTGTAAGGCTGCATGCGATGCGGGAGAGGCCGATATTGTTAACAGGAGTGTTTCCATCCCACCACCGCATGCCACGCCGTGGTGGTGGTGCCTCAGCCCGGAGGCAAAGAGATTCTTTGATCGATGCATGGTAGCTGGCCATCCAGAGCTTCTGTTTCGGGAGGCACTTCGGGAACTCTTCATCAGACGTAACGAAAACGTTGGCCTCCAGATGCTAAATAGTGCAACAAGTACAGGCCATGCAGCAGCCAAATACGCACTGACCATGACGTTGCTGCTTCGCACAGACGACAACGACAAAAAACAAAAAGGGCTGGAACTGTATCGCGAGCTTGATGCGGCTGGTTCACTCGCTGATTGTAAGGCAATGTGCTTTTCAATTCTGACAATCTCGTGGCCAGGTGAGGTCCAAATGCCCCGTATAGAAGAACAACACACCGTCTGTGCCTCACCTAGGTGCTCCACCAGGGGCCACATGCCTCTTCTGTATGACAATCGCAGACGTGCAGCAGAGCGAAACTCCGTCCATACTTTCGGAGGGGCCGCTCATATCCCCTGCATCCAGTGTCGCGCAGACTACGACCTGCAAGCCTTCGTCAACCTCCCATGA